Proteins found in one Haloferax litoreum genomic segment:
- a CDS encoding DUF7263 family protein has translation MGDGLWSDHWSAPPRGSRGQTTLAGLAVALVLLTTVTAGSIVAADRALSDATDTSLDRARADRAATALVTDSPVVTSHGYVDAQRANETNATELAAAIPTLRGVAFSVRFDGDEIAARGDVSDSVHVSRGVVVADYHTDSESIDVDGEDATTLDGRTGRIEFDVDPGANTTVRTIRVGDRVVLHRPTGIEGTHSVNVSSHAAPVIRVDVAGPAPAGTVTATARVFETRTGRIEVAVDA, from the coding sequence ATGGGTGACGGACTCTGGTCCGACCACTGGTCGGCTCCACCGAGGGGGTCTAGAGGCCAGACGACACTCGCTGGGCTGGCGGTGGCACTCGTCCTCCTGACGACAGTCACCGCCGGAAGCATCGTCGCCGCCGACCGAGCACTCTCGGACGCGACCGATACCTCACTGGACCGTGCTCGAGCAGACCGTGCTGCGACCGCACTCGTCACGGACTCGCCGGTAGTCACGTCGCATGGTTACGTCGACGCGCAACGCGCGAACGAGACGAACGCGACCGAACTCGCGGCCGCGATCCCGACACTTCGTGGCGTCGCGTTCAGTGTGCGGTTCGATGGCGACGAAATCGCGGCACGAGGAGACGTGAGCGATAGCGTCCACGTCTCACGGGGTGTCGTCGTCGCCGACTATCACACCGATAGTGAGAGCATCGACGTGGACGGCGAAGACGCGACGACACTCGACGGGAGGACCGGGCGAATCGAATTCGACGTGGACCCTGGAGCCAACACGACAGTTCGAACGATTCGCGTCGGCGACAGAGTCGTCCTCCACCGACCGACCGGTATCGAAGGAACACACAGCGTGAACGTCTCGTCGCACGCGGCTCCCGTAATCCGTGTCGACGTGGCCGGGCCTGCACCCGCTGGGACAGTGACGGCCACGGCCCGTGTCTTCGAGACACGCACTGGTCGCATCGAGGTGGCTGTCGATGCGTGA
- a CDS encoding heme NO-binding domain-containing protein produces the protein MHGIVLNQLKDFVVETYDRETWTTLQQEAGLPGKLYVPVTEYPDEDVLALVETASELTEIPVPDLLEAFGEFLVPPLLETYGVHVDKDWTGLELIANVERYIHIALRAKQVSTYTPPELESGWRDNHTVSVVYRSDRQLCHLARGIITGVGDHFDEPFDVDEPVCMHDGDDHCELVVQHAEDA, from the coding sequence GTGCACGGAATCGTCCTCAACCAGTTGAAGGACTTCGTCGTCGAGACGTACGACCGCGAGACGTGGACGACGTTACAACAGGAAGCAGGTCTCCCCGGTAAACTGTACGTTCCGGTGACAGAGTACCCCGACGAAGACGTTCTCGCCCTCGTCGAGACGGCATCCGAACTCACGGAGATACCCGTTCCCGACTTGCTCGAAGCGTTCGGCGAGTTCCTCGTCCCACCACTGCTCGAAACCTACGGCGTCCACGTCGACAAAGACTGGACCGGACTCGAACTCATCGCCAACGTCGAACGGTACATCCACATCGCGCTTCGAGCGAAACAGGTTTCGACGTACACGCCACCCGAACTGGAGTCGGGGTGGCGAGACAACCATACGGTGAGCGTCGTCTACCGGTCCGACCGCCAACTGTGCCACCTCGCGAGAGGCATCATCACCGGTGTCGGCGACCACTTCGACGAACCGTTCGACGTCGACGAACCGGTCTGCATGCACGACGGCGACGACCACTGTGAACTCGTCGTCCAACACGCCGAAGACGCCTGA
- a CDS encoding DUF7289 family protein has translation MTRPVPSAVRAQSNVVGAALLLGIGVVAIGLLTASVGTLVDAQVTTADADAATNGFASLRDGVFAGGNSTHPVRVSDGQLSRVNRTVRVVAEQGANRTYDADGYVATFGDHRIAFVGGAVVRGTGNNSRLVTPVPFSIAGDAAFLPLPTLTASSTDGGGLDGGSVLRARTTRRIDDFPSDEYAIAVETTTPRAWERAFQRRGFNATQTDLDGDGIPSVVATAPDERTLTVATYDLTVVVDRG, from the coding sequence ATGACTCGTCCCGTGCCTTCGGCTGTTCGTGCCCAATCGAACGTCGTCGGCGCCGCCCTCTTGCTCGGCATCGGTGTCGTCGCAATCGGTCTGTTGACAGCGAGCGTCGGCACACTCGTCGATGCACAGGTCACCACAGCGGACGCCGACGCTGCGACGAACGGATTCGCATCTCTCAGAGACGGTGTGTTCGCGGGAGGCAATAGCACGCATCCGGTTCGCGTCTCCGACGGACAACTCTCCCGTGTGAACCGTACCGTCCGGGTCGTCGCCGAACAGGGAGCAAACAGAACCTACGACGCCGACGGGTACGTCGCCACGTTCGGTGACCACCGAATCGCGTTCGTCGGCGGGGCCGTAGTCAGGGGTACAGGGAACAACTCTCGACTCGTCACGCCCGTCCCATTCTCCATCGCTGGTGACGCGGCGTTCCTCCCACTTCCGACGCTGACAGCATCGTCAACAGACGGCGGGGGACTCGATGGTGGGTCTGTGCTTCGGGCGCGGACCACCCGACGTATCGACGACTTCCCGAGCGACGAATACGCCATCGCCGTCGAGACGACGACGCCACGCGCGTGGGAACGAGCGTTCCAACGTCGCGGGTTCAATGCAACCCAGACAGACCTCGACGGCGATGGTATCCCGAGTGTCGTCGCAACCGCCCCTGACGAACGGACACTCACGGTGGCAACGTACGACCTCACGGTGGTGGTCGACCGTGGCTGA
- a CDS encoding methyl-accepting chemotaxis protein: MLGSIGVIVGAVGLGVGRTTAYQIPTDIVAAAAGGIVVSGFLGGLMVRSTMKSVSSINAKTDEMSEGNLDVDVEQGRIDAVGRLSASIATLRDTVQERLEQTTSDRERVENRLRKVEAVADHYSGDLEAALDDPTVRLDTTPPNEAMAELAVATNDVLAARKEDADELEALRGQLDAVQNERDRLDTENQQLRAMAMEYAGVLEKCAEGDLSQRMDEDVENEVAARFAAQFNEMMTEFEKTTVEAENFAKEVATLSNEVTVSAREVREGSEQVSGSLHSISGVAETQYDNLESVAIDMSNLSATIEEIDDSSSDVADIAQQTVETGREGREAATEAIKGMKEIEQESVDTVEEIERLESEVQQIDDLIDFIREIAEQTNMLALNANIEASRAGESGQGFAVVAREIKELAEGTKDAAADIETRLEEIQSQTSETVEEVRDTREQIAQHTDSVENAAEALNQIAENAQETNTGVQEISSVTSQQADATQAVLSAVDDATEISAETVEEASAAATGAEEQTRALSAVSDSASALASQASRLNETLAQFETEMAVTLETEEDAPDGDDDDHADVQSRDDESTESVADASDEPADDVQSDAQDPLADPVEDGVVEDAPVPQEDGAAGDADADADAFDPLGGDPVDEIPEPDESTFAFDGEPGDDIALDEIADEVPETEDADAEADDENEAETQESPVDNTTE, from the coding sequence GTGCTGGGCAGCATCGGCGTCATCGTCGGTGCGGTGGGACTAGGTGTGGGGCGAACGACGGCGTACCAAATTCCGACAGATATCGTCGCTGCTGCCGCCGGCGGTATCGTAGTGAGTGGGTTCCTCGGGGGGTTGATGGTCAGAAGCACGATGAAGTCGGTCAGTTCCATCAACGCGAAGACCGACGAGATGAGCGAGGGGAACCTCGACGTCGACGTCGAACAGGGACGAATCGACGCTGTCGGACGGCTTTCGGCGTCGATTGCGACACTCCGCGACACCGTCCAAGAGCGACTCGAACAGACGACGTCGGACCGCGAACGGGTCGAGAACAGACTCCGCAAAGTCGAAGCAGTCGCAGACCACTACAGCGGCGACCTCGAAGCGGCACTCGACGACCCGACCGTCCGACTCGATACGACACCGCCGAACGAGGCGATGGCGGAACTCGCCGTGGCGACGAACGACGTTCTGGCGGCGCGCAAAGAGGACGCAGACGAACTCGAAGCACTCCGTGGACAACTGGACGCAGTCCAGAACGAACGCGACAGACTGGACACCGAGAACCAGCAGTTGCGGGCGATGGCGATGGAGTACGCCGGAGTTCTCGAGAAGTGCGCCGAGGGAGACCTCTCTCAGCGCATGGACGAAGACGTCGAGAACGAGGTTGCCGCCAGGTTCGCCGCACAGTTCAACGAGATGATGACCGAGTTCGAGAAGACGACGGTCGAAGCCGAGAACTTCGCGAAGGAAGTCGCGACCCTGAGCAACGAAGTCACCGTGAGCGCTCGCGAGGTTCGAGAAGGGAGCGAGCAAGTCTCTGGTAGTCTCCACAGTATCTCCGGGGTTGCAGAGACACAGTACGACAACCTCGAATCCGTCGCTATCGACATGAGCAACCTCTCTGCGACTATCGAAGAGATCGACGACTCGTCGAGCGACGTGGCAGACATCGCCCAACAGACGGTCGAAACTGGCCGCGAAGGGCGAGAGGCCGCCACCGAGGCGATCAAGGGGATGAAAGAGATCGAACAGGAGTCCGTCGACACGGTCGAAGAGATCGAGCGACTGGAATCCGAAGTCCAGCAAATCGACGACCTCATCGACTTCATCCGGGAGATTGCAGAACAGACCAACATGCTGGCATTGAACGCCAACATCGAGGCGTCCCGCGCCGGCGAATCCGGACAGGGTTTCGCCGTCGTCGCCCGCGAAATCAAGGAACTCGCAGAGGGAACCAAGGACGCCGCAGCAGACATCGAGACGCGACTCGAAGAGATTCAGTCGCAGACCTCCGAGACAGTCGAGGAAGTGCGCGACACGCGAGAGCAAATCGCCCAGCACACCGACTCCGTCGAGAACGCGGCGGAGGCACTCAACCAAATCGCCGAAAACGCACAGGAAACCAACACCGGTGTGCAGGAGATTAGTTCGGTGACGAGTCAGCAAGCGGACGCGACGCAAGCAGTCCTTTCGGCAGTCGACGACGCGACCGAGATTAGCGCCGAGACGGTCGAAGAGGCGAGTGCCGCGGCGACTGGTGCCGAAGAGCAAACCCGCGCACTGAGCGCAGTGTCGGACAGTGCGAGTGCGCTGGCGTCGCAGGCGAGCAGGCTGAACGAGACGCTCGCTCAGTTCGAGACCGAGATGGCCGTCACGCTGGAGACCGAGGAAGACGCACCCGACGGCGACGACGACGACCACGCAGATGTACAGTCCCGCGACGACGAGTCGACCGAATCGGTCGCGGACGCGTCCGACGAACCAGCGGACGACGTCCAGTCCGACGCGCAGGACCCACTCGCAGACCCCGTCGAAGATGGAGTCGTCGAAGACGCGCCCGTGCCACAGGAAGACGGCGCTGCCGGCGACGCCGACGCCGACGCCGACGCATTCGACCCGTTGGGCGGAGACCCAGTCGACGAAATCCCAGAGCCGGACGAATCCACGTTCGCGTTCGACGGGGAACCCGGCGACGACATCGCCCTCGACGAAATCGCGGACGAAGTCCCCGAGACCGAGGACGCTGACGCAGAAGCAGACGACGAGAACGAAGCAGAGACGCAGGAGTCACCAGTAGACAACACCACAGAGTGA
- a CDS encoding group I truncated hemoglobin: MSGNKTLYERLGGKEAISAVVDEFYDRMLADDDLAHYFEDTDMQAQRAHQTQFISSVAGGPVEYTGADMQEAHEHLGLSHEDFAATATHLQNALEEFDVPEDEIDEVLGAVASLEDEIVSA; this comes from the coding sequence ATGTCGGGCAATAAAACTCTCTACGAACGACTCGGTGGAAAAGAGGCAATCTCCGCCGTCGTCGACGAGTTCTACGACCGGATGCTGGCAGACGACGACCTCGCCCACTACTTCGAGGACACGGACATGCAGGCGCAGCGAGCGCACCAGACCCAGTTCATCAGTTCCGTCGCTGGTGGTCCCGTCGAGTATACGGGTGCAGATATGCAGGAGGCACACGAGCACTTGGGCCTCTCACACGAGGACTTCGCGGCGACTGCCACGCACCTCCAGAACGCGCTGGAGGAGTTCGACGTTCCCGAAGACGAAATCGACGAGGTGCTGGGTGCTGTCGCGAGCCTCGAAGACGAAATCGTCAGCGCCTAA
- a CDS encoding DUF7261 family protein, translated as MSPRCSDCSQSDQRGQLVLVSGAVVVVALFALVLVHAQLAYVGASTTPPVTDVAASTEDAVEMATAGVAGRYDWPARRSAVTDFRSRLDPALVRIERAHTNGGGASLTTNQSAAAGWALRDCPRGTYRDFGPCVADDGVVVQERAGETTVVAVAVDIAIGTPRSQTDLTLVVRPE; from the coding sequence GTGAGTCCTCGCTGTTCCGACTGCTCACAGAGCGACCAGCGCGGACAACTCGTCCTCGTCTCGGGAGCAGTCGTCGTCGTCGCGTTGTTCGCACTCGTCCTCGTCCACGCGCAACTCGCGTACGTCGGCGCGTCGACGACGCCACCCGTCACGGACGTCGCGGCGTCGACTGAAGATGCCGTCGAGATGGCGACAGCAGGCGTCGCTGGACGATACGATTGGCCCGCGAGGAGGTCGGCAGTCACCGACTTCAGGTCACGTCTCGACCCTGCACTCGTGCGAATCGAACGAGCACACACGAACGGTGGCGGGGCCTCGCTTACGACGAACCAGTCGGCCGCCGCCGGGTGGGCGCTCAGAGACTGCCCCCGCGGGACGTACCGAGACTTCGGTCCGTGTGTCGCAGACGACGGCGTCGTCGTACAAGAACGGGCAGGCGAGACCACAGTCGTCGCCGTCGCCGTGGACATCGCCATCGGCACGCCTCGCTCACAGACCGACCTGACACTCGTCGTTCGTCCGGAGTGA
- a CDS encoding chemotaxis protein CheW has protein sequence MNEQSVDIDEGDTVAPESVIEFLEFRLDGNRYGLELGRVGQVIWRPATTRVPNAPAGIYGSATVEGDVAVAVDTYAVVGSDRPFSDPEDAYLVLLDRHDTPQLVGLLVEAVDGIERHHVDTVSPLAEGSAPLDDRWFRATIGDDETPDIHVFDSHQLLAAIHPLEAR, from the coding sequence ATGAACGAGCAGTCGGTCGACATCGACGAGGGCGACACCGTCGCCCCCGAGTCGGTCATCGAGTTCCTCGAGTTTCGTCTCGACGGAAACCGGTACGGACTGGAGTTGGGACGGGTCGGACAGGTCATCTGGAGACCGGCGACCACTCGTGTCCCGAACGCCCCAGCGGGCATCTATGGGTCGGCGACCGTCGAAGGCGACGTGGCAGTCGCCGTCGACACGTACGCCGTCGTCGGAAGCGACCGGCCGTTTTCCGACCCAGAGGACGCGTACCTCGTTCTCTTGGACCGTCACGACACGCCGCAACTCGTCGGCCTCCTCGTCGAGGCAGTCGACGGTATCGAACGGCACCACGTCGACACGGTTTCACCACTGGCCGAGGGAAGCGCGCCACTCGACGACCGCTGGTTCAGAGCGACGATTGGTGACGACGAGACACCCGACATCCACGTCTTCGATAGCCACCAACTCCTCGCCGCCATCCACCCACTGGAAGCACGATAA
- a CDS encoding ester cyclase, protein MASASTPTPGTDANAQLARRYPEDIATQGNIDLVDEICTDDVVDHSPLGELRGRDELKGQISMLREAFGDFSATVEDVVTEGDVVAMRVTLRGMHRGEFMGHEATGNTFEVGNMVFTRIEDGLIAERWVQPDMLGMLTQLGIVELPEM, encoded by the coding sequence ATGGCATCAGCAAGCACACCTACACCGGGCACCGACGCGAACGCCCAACTCGCGCGACGCTACCCGGAAGACATCGCGACACAGGGTAACATCGACCTCGTAGACGAGATTTGTACCGACGACGTCGTCGACCACAGTCCACTCGGGGAACTGCGGGGGCGCGACGAACTCAAAGGACAGATTTCGATGCTTCGAGAGGCGTTCGGTGACTTCTCGGCGACAGTCGAAGACGTTGTCACCGAGGGCGACGTGGTCGCCATGCGTGTCACCTTACGTGGCATGCACAGAGGCGAGTTCATGGGCCACGAGGCCACCGGGAACACGTTCGAAGTCGGGAACATGGTGTTCACTCGCATCGAAGACGGACTGATAGCCGAGCGCTGGGTCCAACCAGACATGCTCGGTATGCTCACGCAACTCGGTATCGTCGAACTCCCCGAGATGTGA
- a CDS encoding MaoC family dehydratase yields MSDTTPNSTDEVWPRGTPRVGEYAERSRSVEPEYIELFSELSGDHNPLHYDEDVAKASKFGEIVVQGGVTSAILNAIVAEDLPGPGTVFLNVNWNFTAPVRPGDTITGWVEVTKVREDKPITELETEVTRDDGTVVLTGTAVCYTMPLQDRSSE; encoded by the coding sequence ATGAGCGACACGACACCGAACTCAACCGACGAAGTCTGGCCACGTGGAACCCCGCGAGTCGGTGAGTACGCCGAACGCTCGCGGAGCGTCGAACCCGAGTACATCGAACTATTCTCGGAGTTGAGCGGCGACCACAACCCACTGCACTACGACGAGGACGTCGCGAAGGCGTCGAAGTTCGGCGAAATCGTCGTTCAGGGCGGGGTCACGAGCGCGATTCTCAACGCCATCGTCGCCGAGGACCTCCCCGGACCCGGCACGGTGTTCCTCAACGTGAACTGGAACTTCACCGCCCCGGTCCGTCCCGGAGACACGATTACTGGATGGGTCGAAGTCACGAAGGTTCGGGAGGACAAGCCGATTACCGAACTCGAGACGGAGGTCACGCGCGACGACGGAACCGTCGTCCTGACGGGGACTGCCGTCTGCTACACGATGCCGCTCCAAGATCGTTCGTCCGAGTGA
- a CDS encoding response regulator, with protein sequence MSIGILIVDDSSYMRSRLKSALDDDTYEIVDEAQNGAWAVQKYKEHGDDIDIVLMDIVMRKANGVKATAAIKHLDKDARIIMCTSVGQRKKMELAARAGADGYITKPFDDDEIVRAIESILADES encoded by the coding sequence ATGTCAATCGGAATTCTAATCGTCGACGACTCAAGCTACATGCGAAGTAGGCTGAAGAGCGCGCTCGACGATGACACGTACGAAATCGTCGACGAAGCACAGAACGGCGCGTGGGCAGTCCAGAAGTACAAAGAACACGGCGACGACATCGACATCGTCTTGATGGACATCGTGATGCGCAAGGCAAACGGTGTGAAGGCAACGGCCGCCATCAAGCACCTCGACAAAGACGCCCGCATCATCATGTGTACGAGCGTCGGACAGCGCAAGAAGATGGAACTCGCCGCCCGGGCAGGCGCAGACGGGTACATCACGAAACCGTTCGACGACGACGAAATCGTCCGCGCGATAGAGAGCATCCTCGCCGACGAATCATGA
- a CDS encoding DUF7262 family protein, producing the protein MRERILWAMAELVGCRRSDARGQLSLTVVEATIVTLFVLAVAASFTLTPTPMQTASLDQQATDAAALVASVPADAPGTLLGVACESSGDFDTRAEQLHTTASTGLPDGAFVWLRTSVGSVGTPPPDSARVGTASAVVPRCTATLEVWYP; encoded by the coding sequence ATGCGTGAGCGAATCCTGTGGGCGATGGCCGAACTCGTCGGTTGCCGTCGGTCCGACGCCCGTGGCCAACTCTCGTTGACGGTGGTCGAAGCGACCATCGTCACCCTCTTCGTCCTCGCCGTCGCCGCGAGTTTTACGTTGACACCGACGCCAATGCAGACAGCATCACTCGACCAGCAGGCGACCGACGCCGCGGCACTAGTCGCGAGTGTACCTGCAGACGCCCCCGGAACGCTTCTCGGCGTCGCGTGCGAGTCATCCGGAGACTTCGACACCCGGGCAGAGCAGTTGCACACCACTGCGTCGACTGGTCTCCCAGATGGTGCGTTCGTCTGGCTCCGAACGAGCGTCGGGTCGGTTGGCACACCACCTCCGGATAGCGCACGGGTCGGTACCGCGTCCGCCGTGGTCCCGCGGTGCACCGCGACGTTGGAGGTGTGGTACCCGTGA
- a CDS encoding DUF7266 family protein, whose amino-acid sequence MVPVVGKALEAAIVVLFIGLLTTVMFGGVVPDHRDAVAHELAERTLATATESIEETGTVPDSTVRGQRLTTVDIPRSIRGSTYRIEYDQNASFGDDPNATTPALVLDHPRDVFDRRIPVTLPDPVNVSGTWDSGTDSVVRVVVEDDETTLELVNEGATSTGGGDG is encoded by the coding sequence ATGGTTCCCGTCGTCGGCAAAGCACTCGAAGCGGCCATCGTCGTGCTGTTTATCGGCCTGTTGACCACCGTCATGTTCGGTGGGGTCGTCCCCGACCACCGTGACGCAGTTGCGCACGAACTCGCAGAGCGAACACTCGCGACGGCGACAGAGAGCATCGAAGAGACTGGCACGGTTCCCGACTCGACAGTCCGTGGACAGCGACTGACGACAGTCGATATCCCGCGGTCGATTCGGGGGAGCACCTATCGAATCGAGTACGACCAGAACGCGTCGTTCGGCGACGACCCGAACGCGACGACACCCGCGCTGGTCCTCGACCACCCTCGCGACGTATTCGACCGTCGTATCCCAGTTACGCTCCCTGATCCGGTGAACGTCTCGGGGACGTGGGACAGCGGAACAGACAGTGTCGTCCGCGTCGTCGTCGAGGACGACGAGACGACGCTCGAACTCGTGAACGAAGGTGCCACGAGTACCGGAGGCGGCGATGGGTGA